One window of Amaranthus tricolor cultivar Red isolate AtriRed21 chromosome 13, ASM2621246v1, whole genome shotgun sequence genomic DNA carries:
- the LOC130798170 gene encoding dof zinc finger protein DOF5.6-like — MAHTSLQICMDSSDWLQSTLSEEISTSRLDSSSSPSGGTTTDCMLAAACSSRTGPPLMDRRLRPPHDQNPKCPRCDSSHTKFCYYNNYSLSQPRYFCKTCRRYWTKGGTLRNIPVGGGCRKNKKSSSKKSNDPQNQPINGSITGLGPPSNSNPVDLQLSFPHEVQFPPHIANLIGAQIGLGGGSFMEEGLIRPIDFMESKYEDLVGGSRGHDHIMGSDHFSLLGGTGLGYNSNESNTTTTTTFGGIYSSDSPFALSSNEIHDENPGISFMNQRMLLPYDGNNHHHQSGVDVKPNPKVLSLEWQDQGSNNVAKNTSFGYNVNGTSGALYSWSGFMGGFQSPTTNPLV; from the exons ATGGCTCATACTTCTCTGCAAATCTGCATGGATTCATCCGACTGGCTTCAG AGCACATTGTCAGAAGAAATATCAACAAGCCGGCTAGACTCATCATCCTCACCCTCAGGAGGAACCACAACAGACTGTATGTTAGCTGCAGCTTGTTCTTCGAGAACCGGACCGCCATTAATGGACAGAAGATTGAGACCACCCCATGACCAAAACCCAAAATGTCCAAGGTGTGATTCAAGTCACACCAAATTTTGCTACTACAACAACTACAGTCTATCACAGCCTAGGTACTTTTGCAAGACTTGTAGGAGGTATTGGACTAAAGGGGGAACCCTTAGGAACATTCCAGTTGGAGGTGGGtgtagaaagaacaagaaatCAAGCTCTAAAAAGTCCAATGATCCACAAAACCAACCCATTAACGGGTCAATCACGGGCCTCGGCCCACCCTCTAATTCTAATCCTGTTGATCTCCAACTCTCATTCCCTCATGAAGTGCAATTTCCTCCTCACATCGCTAACCTAATCGGGGCACAAATCGGGCTTGGAGGGGGGAGTTTCATGGAGGAAGGGCTAATTAGGCCCATTGATTTCATGGAGAGTAAGTATGAGGATTTGGTAGGAGGTAGTAGAGGGCATGATCATATCATGGGGAGTGATCACTTTAGTCTATTGGGTGGAACTGGACTAGGTTACAATAGTAATGAGAGcaatactactactactactacttttGGTGGTATTTATTCTTCTGATTCTCCTTTTGCGTTGTCTTCTAATGAAATTCATGATGAGAATCCAGGAATTAGCTTCATGAATCAAAGAATGTTGCTCCCATATGATGGGaacaatcatcatcatcaaagtgGAGTAGATGTGAAACCTAACCCAAAGGTTTTGTCCCTTGAATGGCAAGACCAAGGTTCTAACAATGTTGCCAAGAACACATCTTTTGGGTACAATGTCAATGGTACTAGTGGTGCCCTTTACTCATGGAGTGGCTTTATGGGTGGTTTTCAATCACCTACCACAAACCCATTAGTTTAA